In the Leptotrichia sp. oral taxon 212 genome, one interval contains:
- a CDS encoding MarR family winged helix-turn-helix transcriptional regulator has translation MLKHKELLDTVITLTQVNSYFTKVLNENISEFGLNLTDFSVLDLLFQKGEQTTQKIGEKILITSGSITYIINKLEKMELICRNKSETDKRITNIRLTEKGKKTIFKILPLQIEKINEIFSDFTKEDLVNLNCLLKKFNFSF, from the coding sequence ATGTTAAAACATAAGGAGCTTCTAGATACTGTCATTACACTTACTCAGGTAAATAGTTACTTCACAAAAGTTCTAAATGAAAATATTTCAGAATTTGGATTAAATTTAACAGATTTTTCTGTTCTTGATCTCCTGTTTCAGAAAGGAGAACAGACAACACAGAAAATAGGGGAAAAAATATTAATTACAAGCGGAAGTATTACATATATAATAAATAAGCTTGAAAAGATGGAACTCATCTGTAGAAATAAATCTGAAACAGATAAGCGTATTACTAACATAAGACTCACAGAAAAAGGGAAAAAAACTATTTTTAAGATACTTCCTTTACAAATAGAAAAAATCAATGAAATATTTTCTGATTTTACAAAAGAAGACCTTGTTAATTTAAACTGTCTACTTAAAAAATTTAACTTTTCCTTTTAA
- a CDS encoding TonB-dependent receptor, with the protein MLKKIAIFSLILAAFSLYAEGEYEGKLQETVVTATGFSDNIENQIKNITVITNQDIIDKGYNNVEEILRRAPGVNFVNNNFGNITDIRGQGPEKASGRVKILVDGVPMNILDLSHALVPINTVAVEDIEKIEIINGGGSVLYGNGTAGGVVNIITKKGRKEGASGKAYYQNSSYNTNKLGFSTGLNLNNKLTLDLGYENINGRGYRENDKTSSEFLKGGLIYNITDNQSLKFKATRYNEEYRESSGITAAQLAHNRKQRGETLTFGDVVRKEYSLEYNVKPTENFELSILGYKQKMKREYDQKDSETDTDGLFQDRKTGARLKGNYNYGSGNLVFGYEYTDNDMLRKALNSYTVNMGRRTVKAGSDTTVNLSKDTHSLYLLERHTFFDKLEGTLGYRYEHSKYKIDRNSKGSMMGRIISDDSIIVDRKGHNNAYEAGLNYKYSDTGNVYAKYEKGYRSPSPTEMVDKSPLTGYSLNNIKPETYDTYEIGLKDMIGNSFVSLTGFYTKTKDEIFIHWGAGGHGRNWTYRNVQETERKGFEVFAEQYLGKFRINESVSYVNAKVSKGDEKGKKIPYVPSTKATLGGVYDITDGIAVKADLNYYSSAKDQSGYKIKSYATADLSASYKHSSGLKIEAGVKNLFDKKYYIYQDAGNDVYKPADERTYFIGASYEF; encoded by the coding sequence ATGTTAAAAAAAATTGCAATTTTCAGCTTGATTTTAGCTGCTTTTTCTCTATATGCAGAGGGAGAATATGAAGGAAAACTTCAGGAAACAGTTGTTACAGCAACAGGATTCAGTGATAATATTGAAAATCAGATAAAAAATATTACTGTTATTACGAATCAGGATATAATCGACAAAGGTTATAACAATGTTGAAGAAATTTTAAGAAGGGCACCTGGAGTAAATTTTGTAAATAATAACTTTGGGAATATAACAGATATAAGAGGTCAGGGACCTGAAAAAGCTTCAGGGCGTGTTAAAATACTTGTAGATGGTGTACCTATGAATATCCTTGATTTATCACATGCTCTAGTACCTATAAATACTGTTGCTGTTGAAGATATTGAAAAAATAGAAATCATTAACGGAGGTGGGTCAGTTCTATATGGAAATGGAACTGCCGGCGGAGTAGTTAATATCATTACAAAAAAAGGTAGAAAAGAAGGGGCAAGCGGTAAGGCATATTATCAGAATAGCTCTTACAATACAAACAAACTGGGATTTAGTACAGGATTAAATCTAAATAATAAGTTAACTCTTGATTTAGGATATGAAAATATAAATGGTCGTGGTTACAGGGAAAATGATAAAACTTCATCAGAATTTTTAAAAGGTGGATTAATTTATAACATAACTGACAATCAGAGTCTGAAATTCAAGGCAACAAGATATAATGAAGAGTACAGGGAATCAAGCGGAATAACTGCTGCTCAGCTTGCTCATAACAGAAAGCAGAGAGGTGAAACTTTGACATTTGGAGATGTTGTCAGAAAAGAGTACTCACTGGAATATAACGTAAAGCCTACTGAAAACTTCGAACTCTCCATTCTAGGTTATAAGCAGAAAATGAAAAGGGAATATGATCAGAAAGATTCTGAAACTGATACTGATGGATTGTTCCAGGATAGAAAAACAGGTGCAAGATTAAAAGGAAACTATAACTATGGTTCAGGTAATTTAGTATTTGGATATGAATACACTGACAACGATATGCTAAGAAAAGCATTAAATTCTTATACGGTAAATATGGGAAGAAGAACTGTAAAAGCAGGGTCTGATACAACTGTAAATCTTTCTAAGGATACTCATTCATTATATTTACTGGAAAGACATACTTTCTTTGACAAGCTGGAAGGAACATTAGGATACAGATATGAACATTCAAAATATAAAATCGACAGAAATTCAAAAGGAAGCATGATGGGAAGAATTATCTCAGATGATTCAATAATTGTAGATAGAAAAGGTCATAATAATGCTTATGAAGCAGGGCTTAACTATAAATATTCTGATACTGGAAATGTTTATGCAAAATATGAAAAAGGGTACAGATCACCAAGTCCTACAGAAATGGTTGATAAGAGTCCTTTAACTGGATATAGCTTAAATAACATAAAACCTGAAACTTATGATACTTACGAAATAGGATTAAAAGACATGATAGGAAATTCTTTTGTAAGCTTGACAGGATTCTATACAAAAACTAAAGATGAGATATTTATACACTGGGGAGCAGGTGGACATGGAAGAAACTGGACTTATAGAAATGTTCAGGAAACAGAAAGAAAAGGATTTGAAGTGTTTGCAGAACAATACTTAGGAAAATTCAGAATTAATGAATCAGTTTCATATGTAAATGCAAAAGTAAGTAAAGGAGACGAAAAAGGAAAGAAAATCCCTTATGTTCCATCAACAAAAGCCACTTTAGGTGGAGTTTATGATATTACAGACGGTATTGCAGTAAAAGCTGATTTAAACTACTATTCAAGTGCAAAAGATCAAAGCGGATATAAGATAAAATCTTATGCAACTGCAGATTTATCAGCAAGTTACAAGCATAGTAGCGGATTAAAAATAGAAGCAGGAGTTAAAAATTTATTTGACAAAAAATATTACATCTACCAGGATGCTGGAAATGATGTTTATAAACCTGCAGATGAAAGAACATACTTTATAGGAGCAAGCTATGAATTCTAA
- a CDS encoding radical SAM protein, whose protein sequence is MLNKILDHMNNDHKEILPLYVRHFCKRDDVTEAKLTDVNEEKMTLLVNGNETVSIKFTQRTELKNIHLEMIKMAKIARKNLNIDTPEKFKEKGHSEEERNKLKISGFIDNFSSVILGTVSSEGNPVIGYAPFFRYQGDNYIFINETEEYFSSLKNNRKVTLLFIEDESSAVMVSMRKRLTYKVKIEFVEKDEKYEEILDNFQKVDMAIQMIRNIPVFHLLKVNFLSGRYINGPRTAFDISEDRKVTEVQLGASGHPSEKQDENVTEDEEKGNFTKRFKSHADSSGIVSNHFRKSKKMITESELFKLLENPAEEKEGVIYVHVPYCDKICSFCNLNRKKVDNDLEDYTNFLVSEFEKYGKTPYMKSKEIKVVFFGGGTPTILKEHQLERIFRSIHENYNLSADCEFTLETTLHNLNLNKIKILEKYGVNRLSVGIQSFAEKGRNILNRTFSKEETVRKLKELKENFSGMVCTDIIYNYPEETVEEVIEDADIIADLKIDSTSFYSLMIHEGSKMSKDIKENTLELNYQLETDRKLHHAFLERLLATGEYEVMEHTKIVRKGRDKYNYIRFTHKGADILPIGVGAGGKIANTDIFRINNEKAFYMMSENAKEENRFKRISGLFQYPEVYFSDLKKYVSEEVFEELYKLFKNFESKGYMKVHETHTELTTEGIFWGNNISSVVLKKCLGGNRNEKAGNIFHIDGKYGKNS, encoded by the coding sequence ATGTTAAATAAAATTTTAGATCATATGAATAATGATCATAAAGAAATATTACCATTATATGTCAGGCATTTCTGCAAGAGGGATGATGTAACGGAAGCAAAGCTTACAGATGTAAATGAAGAGAAAATGACACTTCTTGTCAACGGAAATGAAACAGTCAGCATAAAGTTCACACAAAGGACAGAACTAAAGAATATTCATCTTGAAATGATAAAAATGGCTAAAATAGCAAGAAAAAATCTTAATATTGATACACCTGAAAAATTCAAGGAAAAGGGACATTCTGAAGAAGAAAGGAATAAGCTTAAAATAAGTGGATTTATTGATAATTTCAGTTCGGTTATTTTAGGAACAGTGTCTTCAGAAGGAAATCCTGTCATAGGTTATGCTCCGTTTTTCAGATATCAGGGTGATAACTATATTTTTATCAATGAAACGGAAGAATATTTTTCCAGTTTGAAAAATAATAGGAAAGTAACACTTCTGTTCATAGAAGATGAGTCTTCCGCAGTTATGGTTTCAATGAGAAAAAGATTGACATATAAAGTGAAAATTGAATTTGTGGAAAAAGATGAAAAATACGAAGAAATACTGGATAATTTTCAGAAAGTGGACATGGCAATTCAGATGATCAGAAATATACCTGTCTTTCATCTTCTGAAGGTAAATTTTTTGAGCGGAAGATATATAAACGGTCCAAGAACAGCCTTTGATATAAGTGAAGACAGAAAAGTTACTGAAGTACAGCTTGGAGCTTCAGGACATCCCAGTGAAAAGCAGGATGAAAATGTGACTGAAGATGAAGAGAAAGGGAATTTCACAAAAAGATTTAAATCTCATGCAGATTCAAGCGGTATCGTTTCAAATCATTTCCGGAAAAGTAAAAAAATGATAACAGAAAGCGAACTGTTCAAGCTGCTGGAAAATCCTGCTGAAGAAAAAGAGGGAGTAATATATGTACATGTTCCTTATTGTGATAAAATATGTTCCTTCTGTAATCTTAACAGAAAAAAAGTAGATAATGACCTGGAAGATTATACAAATTTCCTTGTATCAGAATTTGAAAAGTATGGAAAAACTCCATATATGAAAAGCAAGGAAATAAAAGTTGTATTTTTTGGTGGAGGTACTCCTACAATATTGAAGGAGCACCAGCTTGAAAGGATATTCAGAAGCATACATGAAAACTACAATTTGTCAGCTGACTGCGAATTTACCCTTGAGACGACGCTGCATAATCTGAATCTGAATAAAATAAAAATTCTGGAAAAATATGGAGTAAATAGACTGAGTGTAGGAATACAGTCGTTTGCTGAAAAGGGAAGGAATATACTGAACAGAACATTTTCAAAGGAAGAAACGGTCAGAAAACTCAAGGAACTAAAGGAAAATTTCAGTGGAATGGTCTGTACGGATATTATATACAATTATCCTGAAGAAACAGTGGAAGAGGTTATAGAAGATGCTGACATTATTGCTGATCTGAAAATAGACAGTACAAGTTTTTATTCACTTATGATTCATGAAGGTTCGAAAATGTCAAAAGATATAAAGGAAAATACACTTGAACTGAACTATCAGCTGGAAACTGACAGAAAACTTCATCATGCTTTCCTTGAAAGACTGTTGGCAACAGGAGAATACGAAGTAATGGAACATACAAAAATTGTCAGAAAAGGAAGAGATAAGTATAACTACATAAGATTTACACATAAGGGAGCCGATATACTTCCGATAGGAGTTGGAGCCGGAGGGAAGATTGCAAACACTGATATATTCAGAATAAATAATGAAAAGGCATTTTATATGATGTCAGAAAATGCAAAAGAGGAAAACAGGTTTAAAAGAATAAGTGGATTATTCCAGTATCCCGAAGTATATTTTTCAGATTTGAAAAAATATGTTTCAGAAGAAGTATTTGAAGAGCTTTATAAATTATTCAAAAACTTTGAAAGCAAGGGATATATGAAAGTACATGAAACACATACAGAACTCACGACAGAAGGAATTTTCTGGGGAAATAACATAAGCAGTGTTGTTCTGAAAAAATGTCTAGGAGGAAACAGGAATGAAAAAGCTGGTAATATTTTCCACATTGACGGGAAATACGGAAAAAATAGCTGA
- a CDS encoding ABC transporter ATP-binding protein, producing the protein MKKDISIENVSFSYGLTEENLLNEINFNIEKGKFIGILGPNGCGKSTLLKVILKYLHPRQGIIKIDNKELKEYSQSELAEILSFVPQKSALTMPLTVEDVVYMGRVPYIKNKWIGFDREDREKVEKIMQMLKIDKFKNRVIFSLSGGEFQRVLLARALVQNTNIMLLDEPTSALDMNYALEIMKLTSYFVKNENLTAVMVLHDLNLASMYCDSIILLKEGKIAYEGTPKELFRPEILEEIYGFNCEVIENNGFSYVIPNKI; encoded by the coding sequence ATGAAAAAAGATATTTCAATAGAAAATGTCAGTTTCAGTTATGGATTAACTGAAGAAAATTTACTTAATGAAATAAATTTTAACATAGAAAAAGGAAAATTTATAGGTATTTTAGGGCCTAACGGATGTGGTAAATCAACACTTCTCAAAGTAATATTAAAATATTTACATCCAAGACAGGGAATTATTAAAATTGATAATAAGGAATTAAAGGAGTACAGTCAGTCAGAGCTTGCTGAGATACTAAGTTTTGTGCCACAGAAATCAGCTCTTACAATGCCTCTGACAGTGGAAGATGTTGTTTATATGGGAAGAGTTCCTTATATAAAAAACAAGTGGATAGGATTTGACAGGGAAGACAGGGAAAAAGTGGAGAAAATAATGCAGATGCTTAAAATAGACAAATTCAAAAACAGAGTCATTTTTTCACTGTCGGGAGGAGAATTTCAGAGAGTTCTTCTGGCAAGGGCACTTGTTCAGAATACGAATATAATGCTGCTTGATGAGCCTACTTCAGCTCTTGATATGAATTATGCATTGGAGATAATGAAGCTGACTTCATATTTTGTAAAAAATGAAAATCTTACTGCAGTAATGGTGCTTCATGATCTGAATCTTGCTTCAATGTACTGCGACAGCATAATATTGCTGAAGGAAGGAAAAATAGCATATGAAGGCACTCCAAAGGAACTTTTTAGGCCTGAAATTCTGGAAGAAATATATGGATTTAACTGTGAAGTGATAGAAAATAATGGATTTTCTTATGTAATACCGAATAAGATTTAG
- a CDS encoding MotA/TolQ/ExbB proton channel family protein has translation MIHYFIAGGIFMWGILLASICGFAVVLEKLWLFLTKEKDYTNEYRRQLFKLLLTESKDEIVRITKERKDSVSRVITKTMNSIDLDLDGIEESEREYLEEIIREAILAQTGELEKGMWLLGAVVNTAPQLGLLGTVTGMIASFSALTANNADSAKAVAAGISEALYTTAFGLIVAIPSLVFYNYFNRRIDAIILEMERAALHFLTRIKKHETVCRR, from the coding sequence ATGATACATTATTTTATTGCAGGTGGAATATTTATGTGGGGAATATTGCTGGCATCAATATGTGGCTTTGCAGTAGTCCTTGAAAAATTATGGCTTTTTCTTACAAAGGAAAAAGACTATACAAACGAGTATAGAAGACAGTTATTTAAATTACTTCTGACAGAAAGTAAAGATGAAATAGTAAGAATTACAAAGGAAAGAAAAGATTCCGTATCGAGAGTTATTACTAAGACAATGAATAGTATAGACCTGGATTTGGACGGAATAGAAGAATCAGAAAGGGAATATCTTGAAGAAATAATACGGGAAGCTATTTTGGCACAGACAGGAGAGCTGGAAAAAGGAATGTGGCTTCTTGGGGCAGTTGTAAATACTGCACCGCAATTAGGACTTCTTGGAACAGTTACCGGAATGATTGCTTCATTTTCTGCATTGACGGCAAATAATGCCGACAGTGCAAAAGCTGTTGCCGCTGGGATATCTGAAGCACTTTATACAACTGCTTTTGGATTGATTGTAGCTATACCTTCATTAGTTTTCTATAACTATTTTAACAGAAGAATAGATGCAATAATTCTCGAAATGGAAAGAGCTGCCCTGCATTTTCTTACTAGAATTAAAAAACATGAAACTGTTTGTAGAAGATAA
- a CDS encoding TonB family protein: MKFYIISIILNIMVLFIPVVYYTSSGREKENERNETMTVNLNESVFNDTSEKSGQESEGPVFSGRNKENTGVQEVSASSQPQQNKNIVSNQNIQQNNKKVENTSTISQNKTEQPKVSNSDSKAHVSQNSSLSAVQPSGNTGKTVQSSGNSSGNTNSSVSGSGNTSDASHSGQISGNHATTGSVNGHSSKGSGKSSGESGEGKNTNVCNEGKDFTVSYNPNLKYPVAAQRLGNKGTVVVMVRFRFNSSGSVSVISASGGSGVFQQEAKSAASRIRVNIKNPDTLKCTISKPFKFELK, from the coding sequence ATGAAATTTTACATAATTTCAATCATTTTAAATATTATGGTTCTTTTCATTCCTGTGGTTTACTATACTTCCAGTGGCAGAGAAAAAGAAAATGAACGAAATGAAACGATGACTGTGAACCTGAATGAAAGTGTATTTAATGATACTTCAGAGAAATCGGGACAGGAAAGCGAAGGTCCGGTTTTTTCAGGTAGAAATAAAGAAAATACAGGAGTTCAGGAGGTAAGTGCATCTTCTCAGCCACAGCAGAATAAAAATATCGTCAGTAATCAAAATATACAGCAAAATAATAAGAAAGTTGAAAATACATCAACAATTTCACAAAATAAAACAGAACAGCCAAAAGTTTCAAATTCTGATAGTAAAGCTCATGTTTCACAAAATTCTTCTTTGTCAGCGGTTCAGCCTTCAGGAAATACGGGAAAAACTGTCCAGAGCAGTGGAAATTCGTCAGGAAATACAAACAGTTCAGTTTCAGGAAGTGGAAATACATCAGATGCAAGTCATTCAGGACAGATAAGCGGAAATCATGCGACAACTGGCAGTGTAAATGGACATAGCAGCAAAGGTTCCGGAAAAAGTTCAGGAGAATCCGGAGAAGGTAAAAATACAAATGTATGTAATGAAGGAAAAGACTTTACAGTATCATATAATCCAAACCTGAAATATCCTGTTGCGGCACAAAGACTTGGAAATAAAGGAACTGTTGTGGTTATGGTAAGATTCCGTTTCAATAGCAGTGGTTCAGTCAGCGTGATTTCAGCTTCAGGAGGAAGTGGAGTATTCCAGCAGGAGGCAAAAAGTGCAGCAAGTAGAATAAGAGTAAATATAAAAAATCCTGATACGCTAAAATGTACAATATCAAAGCCGTTTAAATTTGAATTAAAATAA
- a CDS encoding iron ABC transporter permease, which produces MRKIYLGLLLLLIIFIFISLFLGDTKISIKEIMGLLTDKNFIDEKNIRSILFDVRLPRIFMAILIGMLLASSGTVVQTVFQNPLADPYIIGISASATFGAVIAYMLDLPDVMYGILGFVTSVVVSLIIFRLSKSKTKTDITTLLIVGIAISSFLGAFTSFSIYMIGQDSFRIVTWMMGYIGAASWLKVSILIVPLVISIMYFYLKRHELDLLLSGDEEAHSLGLNVGKLKKNMLIVSSLIVGFSVAFTGMIGFVGLIVPHTIRLLAKSSSNTKLIPLSTLGGGLFLLICDTIGRMVLNPIEIPIGVVTAFFGAPFFLYLAIRRRGV; this is translated from the coding sequence ATGAGAAAAATATACTTAGGATTGTTACTTCTTCTAATTATATTCATATTTATATCCCTTTTCCTTGGAGATACAAAGATATCAATAAAGGAAATAATGGGTCTTTTGACAGATAAAAATTTTATAGATGAAAAAAATATAAGATCAATACTTTTTGATGTGAGATTGCCTAGAATATTTATGGCAATCCTGATAGGAATGCTGCTGGCAAGTTCTGGGACAGTCGTACAGACTGTCTTCCAGAACCCTCTGGCAGACCCTTATATAATTGGGATATCTGCAAGTGCCACTTTTGGTGCAGTAATTGCATATATGCTTGATTTACCTGATGTAATGTACGGAATATTGGGATTTGTAACTTCAGTAGTTGTTTCCCTTATTATATTCAGGCTTTCAAAATCTAAGACAAAAACTGATATAACGACGTTACTTATTGTAGGAATAGCCATTTCATCCTTTCTGGGGGCATTTACTTCCTTCAGTATTTATATGATAGGACAGGATTCTTTCAGGATAGTGACATGGATGATGGGATATATAGGAGCGGCATCATGGCTGAAAGTTTCCATTCTTATAGTTCCCCTTGTTATATCAATTATGTATTTTTATCTGAAGAGACATGAACTGGATCTCCTGCTTAGTGGAGATGAGGAAGCTCATTCCCTGGGACTGAATGTAGGAAAATTAAAGAAAAATATGCTTATTGTTTCATCCCTGATTGTAGGATTTTCAGTAGCATTTACTGGAATGATAGGCTTTGTAGGACTTATTGTGCCCCATACGATAAGACTTCTGGCAAAAAGCAGCAGTAATACAAAACTGATACCTTTGTCTACATTAGGTGGAGGATTATTTTTACTCATATGTGATACAATTGGAAGAATGGTGCTGAATCCTATTGAAATTCCGATAGGTGTTGTAACGGCATTTTTTGGAGCTCCTTTTTTTCTGTATCTTGCAATAAGAAGAAGAGGTGTATAG
- a CDS encoding DUF2470 domain-containing protein has product MMKKILEHMNHEHKDVLPLYVRHFNNRGEEVKEAELLNVNEEEMTLKVNGSEEVKVKLTKKTKLEDLHMELVKMAKMAREALGIPREVPCKHAEEK; this is encoded by the coding sequence ATGATGAAAAAAATTTTAGAACATATGAATCATGAGCATAAGGATGTACTTCCGCTGTATGTACGTCACTTCAATAACAGAGGGGAAGAAGTTAAGGAAGCTGAGCTGTTGAATGTAAATGAAGAAGAAATGACTTTAAAAGTGAATGGCAGTGAAGAAGTAAAAGTAAAACTCACAAAGAAGACAAAGCTTGAAGATTTACATATGGAACTTGTAAAAATGGCTAAAATGGCAAGAGAAGCATTGGGAATACCGAGAGAAGTTCCTTGCAAGCATGCAGAAGAAAAATAG
- a CDS encoding ABC transporter substrate-binding protein codes for MENIKIRNLTKYSLFILVLLFAVFSCDRKEEEKSKANAETKVNEKSGKKYDRIVVLDPAVVEMVYLLGGEDKLVGIAKLERSKIWPEEKTEKVESVGTFINPSLEKIIALKPDLVIESFHSSDAIDKSLTSNNIEIIKIQANSIEDIFKNFQKVAKILGKEKEAEKIIAEKKQKIEEIKKIDTAEKKGLFILASTPMKVFGKGTLPNDIMEMLNIKNIAAGMEGMSPTLTPEYIIKENPDIILTFVKDPQEIIKANPQIKDISAIKNNKFVVLETGQILRGSPRMIDYIADVYQKTK; via the coding sequence ATGGAAAATATTAAAATAAGAAATTTAACGAAATATAGCTTATTTATTTTAGTCTTACTATTTGCAGTTTTTTCATGTGATAGAAAAGAAGAGGAAAAATCTAAAGCAAATGCTGAAACCAAAGTAAATGAAAAAAGTGGGAAAAAATACGACAGAATAGTTGTCCTGGATCCGGCAGTTGTAGAAATGGTATATCTGCTTGGCGGAGAAGACAAGCTGGTCGGAATTGCCAAACTGGAAAGATCGAAAATCTGGCCTGAAGAAAAAACGGAAAAAGTTGAAAGTGTTGGTACATTTATAAATCCTTCGCTGGAAAAAATAATAGCGTTAAAGCCTGATTTAGTAATTGAGTCCTTTCATTCATCAGATGCCATTGATAAAAGCTTAACTTCCAATAATATTGAGATTATAAAGATACAGGCAAATTCAATAGAAGATATATTTAAGAATTTTCAGAAAGTGGCAAAAATTCTCGGAAAAGAAAAAGAGGCAGAAAAAATAATAGCTGAAAAAAAACAGAAAATAGAAGAAATAAAAAAAATAGACACAGCAGAGAAAAAAGGTCTGTTTATACTTGCGTCGACACCAATGAAAGTCTTTGGTAAAGGGACATTGCCTAATGATATTATGGAAATGCTGAATATAAAAAATATTGCTGCAGGAATGGAAGGGATGAGCCCTACTTTGACACCAGAGTATATAATAAAGGAAAATCCTGATATAATTCTGACATTTGTCAAGGATCCTCAGGAAATAATAAAGGCAAATCCTCAGATAAAGGATATCAGTGCAATAAAAAATAATAAATTTGTTGTTCTGGAAACAGGTCAAATATTAAGGGGATCGCCAAGAATGATAGACTATATAGCTGATGTCTATCAAAAGACGAAATAA
- a CDS encoding biopolymer transporter ExbD yields MKFVNRRSKQNTEISMLNLIDVIFMLLIFFMIATTFNKYSQFQLSMPKSDAKFDRKEETRIEIVVDRNKNYYIKTGDNVKKISLESIPAEVKKIPKELLGDITVTADEHLEYGVIVETMAKLRDQNIKNINLNIQKNNR; encoded by the coding sequence ATGAAATTTGTCAACAGAAGAAGTAAGCAGAATACCGAAATATCAATGTTAAATCTGATAGATGTAATATTTATGCTTCTTATATTTTTTATGATTGCAACTACATTTAATAAATATTCACAATTTCAGCTGTCCATGCCTAAATCTGATGCAAAATTTGATAGAAAGGAAGAAACAAGGATAGAAATAGTAGTGGATAGAAATAAGAACTACTATATAAAAACAGGAGATAATGTAAAGAAAATTTCTCTGGAGAGTATTCCTGCCGAAGTAAAAAAAATTCCAAAAGAGCTTTTAGGGGATATTACAGTTACTGCAGATGAGCATCTGGAATACGGAGTTATAGTGGAAACAATGGCAAAATTAAGAGACCAGAATATAAAGAATATCAATCTTAATATACAAAAAAATAATAGATAA
- a CDS encoding hemolysin III family protein, with amino-acid sequence MKNSNNIDLKNKNTKLEKEKGLEKGTSREEEIANFVSHTVGAGLSILGFILLIIRASWVNNIAAIISFIIFGLGLITLYTMSSVYHGLKPGTAKMVFEILDHSAIYILIAATYTPFLILVVKSPTGMLVLWIQWIICIIGITFKAFFTGRFKLFSTLLYLFMGWMIVFSWGELRANISNISLAFLIAGGILYSLGTIFYMWKICKYNHMIWHIFVIMGSIAHFFAVFLLV; translated from the coding sequence ATGAAAAATTCAAATAATATAGATTTAAAAAACAAAAATACTAAACTGGAAAAAGAAAAAGGACTCGAAAAAGGAACTTCCCGTGAGGAAGAAATTGCCAATTTTGTCAGTCATACTGTTGGTGCAGGACTTTCAATCCTTGGATTCATTCTGCTTATAATAAGAGCCAGCTGGGTAAATAATATTGCCGCTATTATCTCCTTTATTATTTTTGGACTTGGACTGATAACTCTTTATACTATGTCATCAGTATACCATGGTTTAAAACCTGGAACTGCAAAAATGGTTTTTGAAATTCTTGATCATTCAGCCATTTATATCCTGATAGCAGCCACATATACTCCTTTTCTGATTCTGGTTGTAAAATCTCCGACAGGAATGCTTGTACTCTGGATTCAGTGGATTATATGTATAATAGGTATAACATTTAAAGCTTTTTTTACGGGAAGATTTAAACTGTTTTCCACTCTCCTTTATCTGTTCATGGGATGGATGATTGTATTTTCATGGGGAGAATTAAGAGCAAACATAAGTAATATTTCACTGGCTTTCCTTATAGCAGGAGGAATACTTTATTCATTGGGAACTATTTTCTATATGTGGAAAATCTGTAAATATAATCACATGATATGGCATATTTTTGTAATTATGGGAAGTATCGCTCATTTCTTTGCTGTATTTCTTCTTGTATAG